The following coding sequences are from one Roseofilum reptotaenium CS-1145 window:
- a CDS encoding GDSL-type esterase/lipase family protein has translation MHYCPTASVSPGSTQNNSKGSALKIIAFGDSLVYGFGDLEGGGWVERLRRSWMAPETAGHVVYNLGVRGDRTPQVVQRLECEFCRRGELRNRLPDLLILSVGLNDSACVSRPHGRNYTDFNKFQAELSYLLDQSKELCPVLYVGMIPVDESKMPFLDCLYYNHEQQYRYKEATRQACEQRQIPYLDLFDLWTQHSLNWQQERLGPDGLHPNVLGYQTIFQQICQWEPIQRLDRGTIHSQGSQQLLQCSA, from the coding sequence ATGCACTATTGTCCTACTGCATCAGTTTCCCCGGGTTCAACTCAGAACAATTCTAAGGGTTCTGCACTCAAAATTATTGCCTTTGGAGATAGTCTGGTGTACGGGTTTGGAGATCTCGAAGGTGGGGGTTGGGTAGAACGCCTGCGCCGCTCGTGGATGGCTCCAGAGACTGCGGGCCATGTGGTTTATAATTTGGGTGTAAGAGGTGATCGCACCCCACAAGTCGTCCAACGGTTAGAATGCGAGTTTTGTCGTCGGGGAGAGTTGCGTAATCGACTTCCCGATCTGTTAATCTTATCCGTAGGATTGAATGATTCCGCTTGTGTGTCTCGTCCCCACGGACGCAACTATACAGATTTTAATAAGTTTCAAGCAGAATTAAGTTACTTATTGGATCAATCCAAAGAACTCTGTCCCGTTCTCTATGTGGGCATGATTCCGGTTGATGAATCCAAAATGCCCTTTTTAGACTGTTTGTACTATAACCACGAACAACAATATCGCTACAAGGAGGCTACGCGCCAAGCTTGCGAACAGCGCCAAATTCCCTATTTAGATTTGTTCGATCTCTGGACGCAACATTCCCTCAATTGGCAACAAGAGCGGCTTGGCCCCGATGGACTACATCCGAATGTGTTAGGATACCAAACTATTTTCCAACAAATTTGTCAGTGGGAACCCATTCAGAGATTAGATCGGGGGACTATTCATTCTCAAGGGTCTCAGCAATTACTCCAATGTAGTGCTTAG
- the nuoK gene encoding NADH-quinone oxidoreductase subunit NuoK, protein MVLQLEYFLLIAAALFCIGIYGLITSRNAVRVLMSIELLLNAVNLNLMAFSNFLDPQGIRGQVFTVFVITVAAAEAAVGLAIVLSIYRNRNTVDMEQFNLLKW, encoded by the coding sequence ATGGTTTTACAACTTGAATATTTTTTGCTCATTGCAGCCGCCCTATTTTGTATCGGTATTTATGGCTTGATTACGAGCCGAAATGCGGTACGAGTGCTCATGTCGATTGAGTTATTGCTCAATGCAGTTAACTTAAATTTGATGGCGTTTTCTAATTTCTTAGATCCCCAAGGCATTCGCGGCCAAGTGTTTACGGTATTTGTGATTACCGTAGCCGCAGCCGAAGCAGCAGTAGGCTTGGCGATCGTGCTATCGATTTACCGTAACCGCAATACGGTGGATATGGAGCAGTTTAACTTACTCAAATGGTAA
- a CDS encoding NADH-quinone oxidoreductase subunit J, translating to MNLAEGVQLVSFGLLAIMAIAAALGVVLLKNIVHSAFLLAGVLISMAGLYLLLNAGFVAAAQTLIYVGAINVLILFAIMLVNKQEDYQPLVRGWIRKGATAAVCGGLFALLGMMVLQTPWQLSTEAIAGDSATVLIGLHFFSDFLLPFELASVLLLMALVGAIILARREEIPDQRPQGREISDILQLPERPRELVSSSKETES from the coding sequence GTGAATTTAGCTGAAGGGGTTCAATTGGTCTCATTTGGGCTGTTGGCGATTATGGCGATCGCCGCAGCCCTCGGCGTAGTCTTACTGAAGAATATTGTCCACTCTGCCTTTTTGTTGGCTGGAGTGTTGATCAGTATGGCTGGGCTGTATCTGTTACTCAATGCGGGGTTTGTGGCAGCCGCTCAAACCTTGATCTATGTGGGCGCAATTAATGTCCTCATCCTGTTTGCCATTATGTTGGTGAATAAACAGGAAGACTATCAACCCCTGGTTCGGGGGTGGATTCGCAAGGGTGCAACGGCTGCCGTGTGTGGGGGGTTGTTTGCCCTCTTGGGTATGATGGTTCTGCAAACGCCCTGGCAACTCTCCACAGAGGCGATCGCCGGGGATAGCGCAACAGTGCTGATCGGTTTGCATTTCTTTAGTGATTTTCTCCTGCCATTTGAGTTGGCTTCTGTCCTCTTATTGATGGCTTTAGTGGGGGCAATTATTCTCGCCCGTCGGGAAGAAATTCCTGACCAACGTCCCCAAGGTAGAGAGATTTCCGATATTTTACAATTGCCGGAACGACCTAGAGAATTGGTCTCATCGAGTAAAGAAACGGAATCTTAA
- the ndhI gene encoding NAD(P)H-quinone oxidoreductase subunit I — protein MKFLKQVGDYAKGTVEAAKYIGQGLSVTFDHMQRRPITVQYPYEKLIPSERYRGRIHFEFDKCISCEVCVRVCPINLPVVDWEMNKETKKKQLKHYSIDFGVCIFCANCIEYCPTNCLSATEEYELAAYDRHELNYDNVAMGRIPYKVTNDPMVQPMREFAYLPKGVIDPHTVSHRSRGAGLRPEEILEKSETPNKD, from the coding sequence TTGAAGTTCTTAAAACAAGTCGGTGATTACGCGAAAGGGACGGTAGAAGCAGCGAAATATATTGGTCAAGGCCTCTCGGTGACATTTGATCATATGCAACGTCGTCCCATTACCGTGCAATATCCCTATGAAAAACTGATTCCTTCGGAACGGTATCGGGGACGGATTCACTTTGAGTTTGATAAGTGTATTTCCTGTGAAGTTTGCGTGCGGGTTTGTCCGATTAATCTCCCGGTGGTCGATTGGGAGATGAATAAGGAAACGAAGAAAAAACAACTGAAACACTACAGTATCGATTTCGGAGTTTGTATTTTCTGCGCCAATTGCATTGAATATTGTCCGACGAATTGTTTGTCTGCGACGGAAGAGTATGAGTTGGCGGCCTACGATCGCCACGAGTTGAACTATGATAATGTGGCGATGGGCCGCATTCCTTATAAAGTCACCAATGACCCCATGGTTCAACCGATGCGTGAATTTGCTTATCTGCCCAAGGGAGTCATTGACCCTCATACCGTATCCCATAGGTCACGAGGGGCGGGACTGCGGCCAGAGGAAATTCTGGAAAAATCGGAAACACCAAACAAGGATTAA
- the nuoH gene encoding NADH-quinone oxidoreductase subunit NuoH, whose translation MNLGIDLQRSFIELLTNFGLPQGAAKALWIPLPMLVVLVGATVGVLVTTWLERKVSAAVQQRIGPEYMGPFGVLVPVADGLKLLLKQDIIPDKADPILFTLGPALVVIPVFLSFLIVPFGENLMISNVGIGIFLWIALSSVAPIGLLMSGYASNNKYSLLGGLRAAAQSISYEIPLAFCVLAIVMMSNSLSTIDIVDQQSGYGILGWNVWRQPVGFIIFWIAALAECERLPFDLPEAEEELVAGYQTEYAGMKFALFYLGSYVNLVLSGLLVAVLYLGGWEFIIPIEQVAQWLGIPETTAWLQVLMASLGIAMVIFKTYLLVFIAVLCRWTLPRVRIDQLLDLGWKFLLPVSLVNLLLTAALKLVFPFAFGG comes from the coding sequence ATGAATTTAGGAATTGACTTACAAAGAAGTTTTATCGAATTACTGACTAACTTCGGTCTCCCTCAGGGAGCAGCAAAAGCCCTGTGGATTCCCCTACCGATGTTAGTGGTTCTGGTGGGTGCAACGGTGGGTGTATTAGTCACCACCTGGTTAGAAAGAAAGGTATCGGCTGCCGTACAACAGCGTATTGGGCCCGAATATATGGGTCCGTTTGGGGTCTTAGTCCCAGTTGCTGATGGTCTGAAACTGCTGTTGAAACAGGATATTATTCCCGATAAGGCCGATCCAATTTTGTTTACCCTGGGGCCAGCGCTGGTGGTGATCCCGGTCTTTTTGTCCTTTCTAATTGTGCCTTTTGGAGAAAACTTAATGATCTCCAATGTGGGAATTGGGATATTTTTGTGGATTGCCCTTTCCAGTGTTGCCCCCATTGGCTTGTTAATGTCAGGGTATGCCTCCAATAACAAGTATTCCCTGTTGGGAGGATTACGGGCAGCCGCGCAATCGATTAGCTATGAGATTCCCTTAGCCTTTTGTGTACTGGCGATTGTCATGATGTCCAATAGCCTCAGTACCATCGATATTGTGGATCAACAATCGGGTTATGGGATTCTCGGCTGGAATGTCTGGCGGCAACCGGTAGGATTTATCATTTTTTGGATCGCTGCTTTAGCTGAATGCGAACGCCTACCCTTCGATTTACCGGAAGCAGAAGAAGAATTAGTGGCTGGATATCAAACAGAATACGCAGGCATGAAATTTGCCCTGTTTTACCTGGGTTCGTATGTAAACTTAGTACTTTCTGGTCTTCTGGTTGCTGTTCTATACTTAGGGGGATGGGAGTTTATTATTCCTATTGAGCAAGTCGCCCAGTGGTTGGGAATACCCGAAACGACTGCCTGGTTACAAGTGCTGATGGCGAGTTTAGGGATCGCGATGGTGATCTTCAAAACCTATTTACTGGTCTTCATTGCTGTTCTGTGTCGGTGGACTTTGCCCCGTGTACGGATTGACCAACTCTTAGATTTAGGATGGAAATTCCTCCTACCGGTTTCTTTAGTCAATCTTCTATTGACAGCAGCCTTAAAGTTAGTCTTTCCCTTTGCCTTTGGCGGATAG